The Chitinophaga flava genome has a segment encoding these proteins:
- a CDS encoding cold shock domain-containing protein, which yields MKEDKMQKKQERKTNNNKGKSLEDMLAYVDENGNLSSVPPKETKKAEIDSKDIRIGATPRPPEETTRTGVVNFFNTSKGFGFITDDKSRESIFFHINDISEPVKERDKVYFTREKTPKGYSATAVRKAGSESKKF from the coding sequence GTGAAAGAAGACAAGATGCAAAAAAAGCAGGAACGGAAAACCAATAATAATAAAGGTAAGAGTCTGGAGGATATGCTGGCCTACGTGGATGAAAATGGAAACCTCAGCTCCGTACCTCCCAAAGAAACTAAAAAAGCAGAAATAGATTCAAAAGACATCCGGATTGGCGCTACTCCCCGACCTCCGGAAGAGACCACAAGAACCGGAGTTGTTAATTTCTTCAATACCTCAAAGGGATTTGGATTTATCACTGATGACAAATCCAGAGAAAGTATATTCTTTCATATTAACGATATATCAGAGCCTGTAAAGGAGAGAGATAAGGTATATTTTACGCGGGAAAAAACACCGAAAGGTTACAGTGCAACTGCTGTAAGAAAGGCTGGTTCCGAGTCAAAAAAGTTCTGA
- a CDS encoding acyl-CoA desaturase produces MVIFIFFASIWYLSLFSQTFFQHRYAAHGAFTMSKGWEKFFFLFTYVTQGSSYMSPRAYAIMHRLHHAHTDTELDPHSPSNSPNIFSMMWDTRTAYQQILHNKVEVEARYTKNLPKWSWFDKLANSSLSRLLWVVAYVLFFVVFATNPYQYLLLPIVVSMGAFHGAIVNWFAHKYGYINFKLRNTAMNLLFVDVLMLGESYHNNHHKHPSSVNFGQRWFEVDPVYHIIRLLSYLKVIRLVHSPRKEIVVS; encoded by the coding sequence ATGGTCATCTTTATTTTTTTTGCCAGCATTTGGTACCTGTCATTGTTCTCTCAGACTTTCTTTCAACATAGATATGCCGCTCATGGCGCGTTTACAATGAGTAAGGGATGGGAAAAGTTTTTCTTTTTATTTACCTATGTCACACAAGGCTCATCATATATGAGTCCCCGGGCATATGCTATTATGCACAGGCTGCACCATGCGCATACAGATACGGAGCTGGATCCGCATTCGCCTTCAAATTCGCCCAACATATTTTCGATGATGTGGGATACAAGAACTGCATATCAGCAGATTCTCCATAATAAGGTGGAAGTGGAGGCACGGTACACCAAGAATCTGCCAAAGTGGAGCTGGTTTGACAAGTTAGCCAACAGCAGTCTTTCCAGATTGTTATGGGTTGTGGCTTATGTATTATTTTTTGTCGTGTTTGCCACAAATCCATATCAGTACCTGTTGTTACCAATTGTAGTGTCGATGGGGGCATTTCATGGAGCGATAGTTAACTGGTTTGCACACAAATATGGTTATATCAATTTCAAGTTAAGAAATACAGCCATGAACCTCTTGTTTGTAGATGTATTGATGCTGGGAGAATCTTATCATAACAACCACCATAAGCATCCTTCTTCTGTGAATTTCGGACAGCGTTGGTTTGAGGTGGATCCGGTATATCATATCATCCGGTTATTGTCTTATTTAAAGGTTATCAGGCTGGTACATAGTCCTAGGAAGGAGATAGTTGTTTCCTGA